The nucleotide sequence TTGAAATTTATGTTGCCTTTATATTTGCCTTGAGAAACTGCAATTGTATCACCGTCTATAGTTATATTTATTGCCCCTTGAATTGTTTTTACATCTGAAGGAACATTGATTGTGATATTTTCTTTAGGTGTGCTTTCTTTATCCTGCGGGTCTGATTTATGCAGGACTTCGCAGAAGTTGCTATAGCTATCATTGTCAGAATCTAAACTTGCGAGTTTGGTTGGAGTAGGGGAGAGCTTCGCGTAACTTTCGCTGTTAATACCCCACAACCCAACTAAACTTAAAACTAAAACAAAAGTTAAAAATTTAATCTTCATTTTACTTCTCCTTTATTAGTTAAAGAATATTTTTTCAAAAGGTTACTATTTAAAATTGGGATTGAAAGAAAGTAAAAAGGTAGTTTGATATGGCAAATTGTTTCTTTTATCATTCGGATGGAATTATATCATGCTTGTCAAATCCTTTGTGTATATTTGTTCATCAGCAATGCGGAAAGGGTGTAAATACAATATTTATTGTACAAGCTATACATGCGCATAATTGTAATGGTGCAATCTTGTGTATATGAAAATATTCCCACCTCCGAGGTGGGAATAGATATCGTCATTTTTTAATGCCTCGCCCTTTATGGCGGGGTAATTTACTTTTAAATCTTTTGAAAATCTGTGTAATCATCTATAATGTATTACAACAGGAGGGATAAAGGATGTGTAAACAAATTTTAGTTGTTATGTTTTTGGTTGTTTCTGTATGTTTGGTATTTGCGCAGGCTGAAAATTATAAAGGAACTGTTCCGCCAGAAGTTCTAAAATTATATCATCAGGATATTGTAAATGGTTCTCGTCCAAGAATAGTTACTATTACAAAAGATATGATTGAATCTTTGGTTAAACAACCGGAATTAGGCGGCGATGCATATCGTTTTGATTTTGATATGAGGGATATTTCTCCCACCGAAAAAAATATTCTTTTAGGATGGATTAGAGGCGGTCAAAAAATACTGCTGTGGGGAGATATTGATATTTGGAAATATGCTCCGTTATTCTCAGGCAAAATGAAGATAGCGGGCAAGACAGGTTTGAAAGTAAAATTAGCTAATCATCGGGTTAACAATAATGTCGAAAGAATAATATTTAAAGGTAAAAGCAACTCTTATGTTTATTTATCACAATATCCTATAGGAACGGAAATTATTGCCTATATAAAGAAAGATGTTTTTGCAGGTAGAGTTCCATATGGTAAGGGAAGCATATATTTTGTCGGGCTTGGAGAGCATTGGCATTTAGGAAAAGATAAGGATATATGGACTTTGAATTTCTATCATTGGATGCTCGGATTGCATGTCCCAGGTAGGGTAGAAACACTATTTTAAAGACAAGTAAAACTAAAATATTACAGTTCAAGCATTGCGGTTGTACAATTTTGGACACTAAACAAGATAGAAATAAATCGAAATACATGGAAATATCTTGAAATATATTGCCTGTATCCTTAATTTTTTGAAGTTATAGTATGTATTTTTTTTAGTTTTCAATCCTTTAACAACATATCTCTATCTATTTCTACACATATCTACCGTATATCTATCTTATTTCCTATGTTATCTGCTAATTCTTGCATTTGCCATTCAGGACAAGAGTTCTTTTATCTTATCCTTTATATTTGAAGATGTAAGAAGTGATTCCCCTATCAGAAAAGAATTGATTCCGCAGTTTTTAATCGTCTCGATTTCTTTTTTTCCTTTTATTCCCGATTCACTTACTACTCTTTTTTCAACGGGAATTAATGGAAAAAGAGATAGGGAAGTTTTTATATTCACTTTCAAGCTGTCTAAATTTCTATTATTAATACCTATATTTTCTGCTTCACATTCTATCGCCTTTTTAAGGTCGTTTTTACTATGAACTTCTACCAAAGAACAAAGATTTAAATTTTTTGCCATTGCTATTAAATTTGTTAACTCTTTTTTCTCAAGTATTCGCGCTATTAAGAGAATACAGTCAGCGCCAAAAAACTTGCTTTCGTAAATCTGATACGGGTCTATAATAAAATCTTTCCTTAGAATAGGCACACTTGTATTATTCTTTACGTCTTTTAAATCATTTAAGGACCCCAAGAAAAAATCGCTTTCTGTTAATACTGATATTGCCTTTGCGCCGGATTCTTCATAAATTTTAGCTATTTTTACGGGGTCATAGTCTTTTAATATCAGCCCCTTTGACGGCGAGGCTTTTTTAACTTCACAAATAAGATTTATATTTTGCTTGTCTTCCAAAACTGCGGAAAAATTTCTTGTAGGAGGTAGGGTGGAAATTTTTTCTTTTATAGCTTCTAAAGGCAACTTACTCTTTTTTGTCTGTATTCTGTATTCTGTTCTTTCAATTATGGTAGATAGAATATTATTCATAATTTTATTTTTGAATTTAGTTTGTCATTCTTATCAAATCTTTTAGCTTATTCAATGCATTACCGGAATCTATTGATTCTT is from bacterium and encodes:
- the trpC gene encoding indole-3-glycerol phosphate synthase TrpC; translated protein: MNNILSTIIERTEYRIQTKKSKLPLEAIKEKISTLPPTRNFSAVLEDKQNINLICEVKKASPSKGLILKDYDPVKIAKIYEESGAKAISVLTESDFFLGSLNDLKDVKNNTSVPILRKDFIIDPYQIYESKFFGADCILLIARILEKKELTNLIAMAKNLNLCSLVEVHSKNDLKKAIECEAENIGINNRNLDSLKVNIKTSLSLFPLIPVEKRVVSESGIKGKKEIETIKNCGINSFLIGESLLTSSNIKDKIKELLS